One window of the Pedobacter ginsengisoli genome contains the following:
- the ilvC gene encoding ketol-acid reductoisomerase, producing MSNYFNTLPLREKLNQLGVCDFMDSSEFLDGVNALKGKKLVIVGCGAQGLNQGLNLRDSGLNVAYTLRKEAIEGKRDSWKNATENNFTVGTYEELIPTADVVINLTPDKQHTAVVTAIMPLMKQGATLLYSHGFNIVEEGMQIRKDITVIMVAPKCPGSEVRAEYVRGFGVPTLIAVHPENDPEGKGLAQAKAYCVGTGGHRAGVLKSSFVAEVKSDLMGEQTILCGLLQTGSILSFDKMVEKGIDAGYASKLVQYGVEVITEALKHGGVSGMMDRLSNVAKIKAFEISEELKDIMRPLFQKHQDDIMSGEFSRTMMEDWAAGDKNLLAWRAATGETAFEKTPAGDVKIGEQEYFDNYTLMVAFVRAGVELAFETMVQAGIKPESAYYESLHETPLIANTIARKKLFEMNRVISDTAEYGCYLFDYACKPLLADFMTKVDTDLVGKNFNEGKDGSVDNRTLIAINEALRSHEVEVVGARLRKAMTAMKSIKTA from the coding sequence ATGTCAAATTATTTTAACACATTACCTCTTAGAGAAAAATTAAACCAATTGGGTGTTTGCGATTTCATGGACAGTTCAGAATTTCTTGATGGCGTAAATGCACTAAAAGGAAAAAAACTGGTAATTGTAGGTTGTGGAGCACAAGGCCTTAACCAAGGTTTAAATTTAAGAGATAGTGGTTTAAATGTTGCCTATACATTAAGAAAAGAAGCTATTGAAGGCAAAAGAGATTCATGGAAAAATGCCACAGAAAACAACTTTACTGTTGGCACTTACGAAGAATTAATCCCTACAGCCGATGTAGTTATTAACCTTACTCCTGATAAACAACATACTGCAGTTGTAACTGCAATTATGCCATTAATGAAACAAGGTGCTACTTTATTGTACTCGCACGGTTTTAACATTGTGGAAGAAGGAATGCAGATCCGTAAAGATATTACCGTAATCATGGTAGCTCCAAAATGCCCTGGAAGTGAGGTAAGAGCAGAATATGTAAGAGGTTTTGGCGTACCTACCCTTATTGCGGTACACCCTGAGAACGATCCTGAAGGAAAAGGCTTAGCACAAGCTAAAGCTTACTGCGTTGGAACTGGCGGCCATAGAGCTGGTGTATTAAAATCATCTTTTGTTGCCGAAGTGAAATCAGATTTAATGGGCGAGCAAACTATTCTTTGTGGTTTATTACAAACCGGTTCAATTCTTTCATTTGATAAAATGGTTGAAAAAGGAATTGATGCTGGTTACGCTTCTAAACTTGTTCAATACGGTGTTGAAGTAATTACTGAAGCATTAAAACATGGTGGTGTTTCGGGCATGATGGACAGATTAAGCAACGTAGCTAAAATCAAAGCTTTTGAAATCTCAGAAGAATTGAAAGACATTATGCGTCCGCTATTCCAAAAACATCAGGATGACATCATGAGTGGCGAATTTAGCCGCACAATGATGGAAGACTGGGCTGCCGGCGATAAAAACTTATTAGCATGGCGTGCAGCTACAGGAGAAACTGCTTTCGAAAAAACTCCTGCAGGTGATGTAAAAATAGGTGAGCAAGAATATTTTGACAACTATACTTTAATGGTTGCTTTTGTTAGAGCTGGTGTTGAATTGGCTTTCGAAACAATGGTACAAGCTGGTATTAAACCAGAATCTGCTTACTATGAGTCATTACACGAAACTCCACTTATTGCAAACACCATTGCACGTAAAAAATTATTCGAAATGAACCGTGTTATCTCTGACACTGCCGAGTACGGTTGCTACCTGTTTGATTATGCTTGTAAACCTTTACTAGCTGATTTCATGACTAAAGTAGATACTGACCTGGTAGGTAAAAACTTTAACGAAGGTAAAGATGGTTCAGTTGATAACAGAACATTAATTGCAATTAATGAAGCACTTCGCAGTCATGAAGTTGAAGTAGTAGGCGCTAGATTAAGAAAAGCAATGACTGCGATGAAATCTATAAAAACAGCATAA
- a CDS encoding ATP-binding cassette domain-containing protein produces the protein MSQPVVHITKLNLKYQHKPVLKDLNWTINRSENWLLCGASGSGKTTLAKAMAGIGHSYSNIEINFNQQSSLPAIVYYVANWFQFKDLEGQSNFYYQQRYNKQSTETTATVKAELESFGKKHSLSFNEADKVLNALGFSKLKTATLIQLSSGEHKKLQLVKALWLKPQLLILDLPYNGLDVLSRKNLNTLLQEISDEGTQLILISNETELPGCINRIAKIEQGKLVEISADERTWNDTETHHKPVPSFLNETVVNTSSEEIIRMINVNISYGEKQVLKNINWEVKAGEKWVLHGHNGSGKSTLLSLICGDHPQAYANDFHLFGNKRGSGESIWEIKERIGLISPELHWYFDPSATVWQSIVSGFYDSSGLFCDPGYSKKAQTDELIHYFGLDDYKNTLMNELPLGKQRLALLARTIVKNPELLILDEPCQGLDQQQTLHFNKLVDELCKNGTTLIYVGHFESQIPGCIEKRILLENGEVNSVEILHKKPILTKN, from the coding sequence ATGTCACAGCCCGTCGTCCATATCACAAAACTAAATTTAAAGTATCAGCACAAACCTGTGTTAAAGGATTTGAACTGGACTATAAATCGTAGTGAGAATTGGTTATTGTGCGGCGCAAGCGGAAGTGGCAAAACAACATTAGCTAAAGCTATGGCCGGTATAGGCCATAGCTACAGCAATATTGAAATCAACTTTAATCAACAAAGCAGCTTACCTGCTATAGTTTATTATGTAGCCAATTGGTTTCAATTTAAAGACTTAGAAGGTCAATCTAATTTCTACTATCAGCAGCGTTACAATAAACAATCAACAGAAACCACAGCCACGGTAAAAGCTGAATTGGAAAGCTTTGGCAAAAAACATTCTCTTTCATTTAATGAAGCAGATAAAGTTTTAAATGCCTTAGGATTTTCAAAATTAAAAACGGCTACACTTATACAGTTATCCAGCGGAGAACATAAAAAACTACAGTTGGTTAAAGCGTTATGGTTAAAGCCTCAATTGTTAATCCTCGATTTGCCTTACAACGGTCTCGATGTACTTTCCCGTAAAAACTTAAACACCCTACTTCAGGAAATTTCTGATGAAGGAACACAATTGATCTTAATTAGCAACGAAACCGAGCTGCCTGGCTGCATCAACCGCATTGCCAAAATTGAACAAGGCAAACTTGTCGAAATTTCGGCTGATGAGCGTACATGGAATGATACGGAAACACACCATAAACCTGTTCCATCATTTCTGAATGAAACAGTTGTCAACACATCGTCCGAAGAAATCATCAGAATGATCAATGTAAATATCAGTTATGGCGAAAAACAGGTGTTAAAAAATATCAACTGGGAAGTTAAAGCCGGAGAAAAATGGGTATTGCATGGTCATAATGGTTCCGGAAAATCAACCCTGTTAAGTTTAATCTGTGGAGATCATCCTCAGGCTTACGCCAATGATTTCCATTTGTTTGGAAACAAAAGAGGTAGCGGAGAAAGTATCTGGGAAATTAAAGAACGAATTGGATTAATATCACCAGAATTACACTGGTATTTTGATCCTTCAGCAACTGTTTGGCAAAGTATTGTTTCTGGCTTTTACGATAGCTCAGGCCTATTCTGCGATCCGGGATATTCAAAAAAAGCACAAACTGACGAATTGATCCATTATTTCGGCTTAGACGATTATAAAAATACCTTGATGAACGAACTTCCTCTTGGTAAACAAAGGCTGGCACTATTAGCCCGTACCATTGTAAAGAATCCGGAGTTGTTGATATTGGATGAACCATGTCAGGGATTAGATCAGCAGCAAACGCTGCATTTTAACAAATTGGTTGATGAATTATGTAAAAATGGCACAACATTAATTTACGTTGGTCATTTTGAATCGCAGATACCTGGCTGTATCGAAAAAAGAATTTTATTAGAAAACGGTGAGGTTAATTCCGTAGAAATATTGCACAAAAAACCTATACTAACTAAAAACTAA